CATTAAGATTAGTGTTAATTTAACAAAAGTAACATTGCCAATGACCAAACAAGTAGCGGTTGCCAATGCTGAAAAGAGAGGGAAAGACTTAGGCTGGAATCTTTCCTGCAGTATGTAACATGTGAACAACAGTTGAGAGGCGTTTCCTCGAAAAAATTTTTTCTAGTAGGGGAAGACGGAATCGGCCGTTATCCGAATTCGAGAGGATGTAGTCATACATCAATTAGGGTGGAACCGCGGAAGATTATACAAGCTTTCGTCCCTTGCAGTTTTTGCAAGGGGCGGGAGCTTTTTTTATTTTCTTCTTAATTAGCACGCGAACAGTTTGGTCAACTAAGAGAGGAGTGCTTTTATGAATTTTAAAGTACCTAAAGGAACACAGGATATTTTACCGGGTCAATCTGAAAAATGGCAGTATGTAGAACGTGTCATTCGTGATTTATGTGATAAATATCGCTATAACGAAATTCGCACACCAATGTTTGAGTCAACAGAACTATTTCAACGTGGTGTAGGCGATACAACGGATATCGTCCAAAAAGAAATGTACACATTTACGGACAAGGGAAATCGTTCGTTAACATTGCGTCCAGAAGGAACAGCTTCAGCGGTACGTGCATATGTGGAGCATAAAATGTTTGGTCAGGCAGATCAGCCTGTTAAACTTTACTACACAGGTCCAATGTTCCGTTATGAACGTCAACAGGCAGGCCGCTATCGTCAATTTGTTCAGTTTGGTGTAGAGGCTATCGGCTCAGCCGATCCAGCGATTGATGCGGAAGTAATGGCACTTGCAATGGATGTGTATACAACACTTGGCTTGACGGATTTAAAATTAGTCATTAACTCATTAGGTGACAAAGAAACACGTGATGCGCATCGTAGTGCGTTAATCGAGCATTTTACTCCGGTCGTTGGAGAACTTTGCAGTGATTGTCAAAGCCGTCTGGAGAAAAATCCTTTACGCATTTTAGATTGTAAAGTAGATGCAAAACACCCAGCGATGGCAACTGCTCCTGCGCTAACAAATTATTTAACGGATTCTTCGGCTGAATACTTCAAAAAAGTAAAACAATATTTAGATGTGCTAGGCATTTCCTATGAAGTGGACCCTAACTTAGTACGGGGTCTTGATTACTATAACCATACGGCGTTTGAAATTATGATTACCGGTGATGGATTCGGTTCAATTACGACACTTTGCGGTGGCGGCCGCTATAATGGTTTAGTTGAAGATATTGGCGGACCGGAATCACCTGGTATCGGATTCGCCCTATCAATTGAACGATTATTATTAGCGCTGGAAGCTAAAAATATTGAGCTTGCTACGGGTAATAATCTGGAAATGTATGTTGTAGCAATGGGCGAAGAGGCAAAACTAAAAGCAGTGGAGCTTGTAAGTTCATTCCGTGCAAAGGGCATTTCAGCAGATATGGATTATTTAGACCGAAAAATGAAGG
This window of the Solibacillus isronensis genome carries:
- the hisS gene encoding histidine--tRNA ligase — protein: MNFKVPKGTQDILPGQSEKWQYVERVIRDLCDKYRYNEIRTPMFESTELFQRGVGDTTDIVQKEMYTFTDKGNRSLTLRPEGTASAVRAYVEHKMFGQADQPVKLYYTGPMFRYERQQAGRYRQFVQFGVEAIGSADPAIDAEVMALAMDVYTTLGLTDLKLVINSLGDKETRDAHRSALIEHFTPVVGELCSDCQSRLEKNPLRILDCKVDAKHPAMATAPALTNYLTDSSAEYFKKVKQYLDVLGISYEVDPNLVRGLDYYNHTAFEIMITGDGFGSITTLCGGGRYNGLVEDIGGPESPGIGFALSIERLLLALEAKNIELATGNNLEMYVVAMGEEAKLKAVELVSSFRAKGISADMDYLDRKMKAQMKAADRANAKFVIVLGESELEEQAVNVKTMETGDQTKVEFGQLVQYVLENK